The Chryseobacterium glaciei DNA window AAAATCTGTTTTTAAAGGCAAAGAATTAAAGGAATATCTTGCTACTATTCCCGCAGATAACCTTTTAAAAATCGAAGTCATTACAAGTCCGTCTTCACGTTATGAAAGCGCTGGATCTGTCATCAATATTGTTTTAAAAAAGCGTGATGATGAAGGATTAAAAGGAAGCGCCACCTTCAATAACAGACAAAATAGAAAGAACTCACAATACACCAATCTAAATCTTAATTATCATAAGAAAAAATTCACCCAAACGGTAATTGGAAGCTATAGTGATAATACGTATGTTCAGCAAAACTCTATCTTCAACACATTGTATGAAAACAATAAAATTACCCAGATAGAGAGTGAAAGCATCTATAAAAACAGAAGTCCGTCTCTTTCGTCAACTTCCGAATTTGAACTGAATGATAAAAACAATATCGGACTTATTCTTGAATATTATCAAAGCAAAACATCTTCTACTTCTGATGCAAGCGGAATGAATTTTAATAAGGATGGTCTTCAAGATTCTTACATTCAGAATCAGAGTTCAAACGGGCTTAACCGAACGGTGGGAACCAATCTTTTTTATAAATATTACGACAAAGAGAAGAATAAAATTTTAGATATTAATGTCGGAACTAATTACAATTCCCAGGAAGATAACAGCTTTTTTGTAAAAGATATCAGTACGAATCCTATAGCGAATGAATTAGGAATTAATTCTGATAATGAAATGCGAAATTACTATCTGAAAGTAGACTACACCCAACCTTTAGGGAAATCAGGAGCTACATTTGAAGTAGGTGGAAAAATGGATTTTAATAATAACGTTATCCCAAATAGCCTTTATGGAAATCATCTTGACAGCGATCTTCGTACGAATGATATTTTCCGTTATAGTGATAATATTAATTCCCTTTACGTAAATTATAGTAAAACTTTCTTTAAAAAGTTAGAAACAAGAATCGGACTTCGTTATGAACATATCGATTTTAAAGTGCGTGAAGACGTTGCCGGAACTTATAGAAAAGATTCTTATGGAACTTTTTTGCCTAATTTATTGTTAAAATATTCTTTCTCTGATAAATATGATCTGAGTGTAACCTATAACCGTAACATTTGGCGTCCTTGGTATGCAGAATTTAATCCGTTCCTTGTTCCCAATAATGATGGGATTTACACACGAGGAAACATGGATCTGGAACCCAATCCAAGTGACAGAGTGGTCATGAAACTAGGTGTTTTTAAGAAATATTTCCTTTCTGCAAGGTATATGTTTACAAAACAGGATTACTGGACAACTTATGATGAAGAAAATAATAAAACAGTTTCATACCCTGGAAATTTCCCCGGAAAAGTAGAAAAATACTATCTTTTTGCAAGCACCAACCAAACTTTTCTTAAAAATAAACTGAGCGTAAATGTAGGTTTCGGATGGTATTATATTGATAACAGTGATTTTAATACAAAGAATGGACTTATCAAAGAAGATGGTTCAGGCCCTAAAAGTTATATCAGCTATTGGGGTGGATCTACCAATCTGTCATACACCAATCTTTTTAATAAAAACATTAATCTGAGTGCGTGGGTTGAACTTGCTAATCAGAATAATGGGAATTCTTTGGCCAACAGAACAAATGTTTTCCACAATATTTCTGTGACGAAAATTTTTCCGAAAACACAGATGGAAGCCAGTGTACAGCTGATGAATATTTTCCAGAGACCTAATTTTGATTCTACGACTTTCAGCACGGCAGGAACTTTCAAAAACTCCTCACAATCTGACTGGTACGGCGTTTCTCTTACCTTCGTAAAACGTTTCGGAAACCAAAAAGTAAAAGATAATACCAAAACCGATGTCGAGAAAAACGGCGGTGGCGGAAAGTAATTCTTTTTAGTTTAAAATATTTTCAATTTAAAAGTGGCAGAAGTAATTCGGTCACTTTTTTTGGTTTAGATTTAAAATTTAATATCTTTGATAGTATCAAATGATACTATCATATTTTGAAACTACCTTATATAATTACAGATAAAATTTTAAAATTGGTTACTTCTATTTCCGAGAAAATAGGGGAGATTAATGCTAATCACCTTTACAAACCGACCACAGAACTTCGGAAGAAAAATCGTATCAAAACAATTCAGTCTTCATTGGAGATTGAAGGAAATACATTAACGGAAGAACAAATAACTGCTTTATTAGACAACAAAAGAATCATTGCTCCGGTTAAAGATATTCTTGAAGTTCAGAATGCTATTGAAGTTTACCATGATCTGAAACGTTTTAATTCCAATAAAATTAAAGATCTGGAATTTGCTCATTCCATTTTAATGAAAGATTTAATTAAGAATGCTGGAAAATTCAGAACGACTAATGTAGGAATTGTTAAAGGTTCAAAGGTTGAACATCTTGCGCCTGGTGGTACAATGGTGAAAGGATTGATGAACGATCTTTTTTCTTATTTAAAAAATGATAAGGATTTAATTTTAATTAAAAGCTGTGTTTTTCATTATGAATTTGAATTTATACATCCTTTTGTTGATGGAAATGGCAGAATGGGAAGGCTGTGGCAAACCTTAATTTTGATGCAGCAATATCCTGTTTTTGAATATTT harbors:
- a CDS encoding Fic family protein; the encoded protein is MKLPYIITDKILKLVTSISEKIGEINANHLYKPTTELRKKNRIKTIQSSLEIEGNTLTEEQITALLDNKRIIAPVKDILEVQNAIEVYHDLKRFNSNKIKDLEFAHSILMKDLIKNAGKFRTTNVGIVKGSKVEHLAPGGTMVKGLMNDLFSYLKNDKDLILIKSCVFHYEFEFIHPFVDGNGRMGRLWQTLILMQQYPVFEYLPVESLIKENQQKYYNKLSESDKLGQSTPFIEFMLAIIFESLNQLLQSQNINLSTKDRIFLFKEKIGSEKFSRKDYLQNFKNISAPTASRDLKWGVDENVLVKSGEQRLTEYRFI
- a CDS encoding outer membrane beta-barrel family protein, giving the protein MKILLAPIALLIGSLAFAQAEKKDTIKGKDIEAVVITARKPTVESKVDRTVFNVANSSIVAGNTTWDVLRMTPLVSIDNNDAIKAEGESVTVYINDRKSVFKGKELKEYLATIPADNLLKIEVITSPSSRYESAGSVINIVLKKRDDEGLKGSATFNNRQNRKNSQYTNLNLNYHKKKFTQTVIGSYSDNTYVQQNSIFNTLYENNKITQIESESIYKNRSPSLSSTSEFELNDKNNIGLILEYYQSKTSSTSDASGMNFNKDGLQDSYIQNQSSNGLNRTVGTNLFYKYYDKEKNKILDINVGTNYNSQEDNSFFVKDISTNPIANELGINSDNEMRNYYLKVDYTQPLGKSGATFEVGGKMDFNNNVIPNSLYGNHLDSDLRTNDIFRYSDNINSLYVNYSKTFFKKLETRIGLRYEHIDFKVREDVAGTYRKDSYGTFLPNLLLKYSFSDKYDLSVTYNRNIWRPWYAEFNPFLVPNNDGIYTRGNMDLEPNPSDRVVMKLGVFKKYFLSARYMFTKQDYWTTYDEENNKTVSYPGNFPGKVEKYYLFASTNQTFLKNKLSVNVGFGWYYIDNSDFNTKNGLIKEDGSGPKSYISYWGGSTNLSYTNLFNKNINLSAWVELANQNNGNSLANRTNVFHNISVTKIFPKTQMEASVQLMNIFQRPNFDSTTFSTAGTFKNSSQSDWYGVSLTFVKRFGNQKVKDNTKTDVEKNGGGGK